gccgccgtcttCCCCTCCAAATGCGTTGCTGCCGCCGTGCATGCACAAGCGGCGGCTCCGGAATCTCCTCCACGCCGTTACTACATCGTCGGGCAGCCTCCCCACACTCTGCTACGACTGAAGCCCTTCTCCCACAACACCACAACCACCATCTAATTTCCCAAATCGGTATGAACTCCAACccatggttttttttttttttttttttttttttttctatatttttttctttattagcTTAGGAATAAAGTTCTTGTTGTTTCATACATGTAGATGAGCAGAAGCTAAAATTTTGGAGGTTGATTTGGGCGTATGGGACTGTTTTTGTCGACGGCGGAGTGCCGAAGTTGCTGCCGGGAATCGGGCAGATTCATCTTCTAAGATAAGTCTCACTAAAATGCCTTATGTTAGTTCTCCTATTTCACTAgtttggaaaagaaaaaaaaaatgttggttTCAGCATGCTACTTGTAAGTCTTGATGAGTCTTGGAGAAATTGTGATGTTATTGGGAGTTCTTAGCGAAGTATGTGGTATGGTGTGCCTAGCATGTGTGTTCCTATGTTTCATCTCTAGTGTAAATGGATGTGTATGCATAAGAAAGTGAAAGGGTTTGAAGTTACCTTGTGTGAAGAAAAACAGAGATATGGTGGGACCTTGGTCTTTGTGGAGCCTTGATCTTGTGGAACTTGTgtgagaaaagaaaagtggaaTTGTGGGACCCTTGGTCTTGTGAAACTGCACTTCTTTGGAATTTTACTTCGGATGTGTGTGGTGAAAATTTGTTGAAAGTGATGGGGTGAAAGTGAGAGGTCAAggcatgcatatatatatgcctTAATTTGGCAAGTGGTTTGTGGCAAATTAAATGCTCCATGTCCAACTCAATCTATGATGAtcttacaaaaatatattttggataCTCCTTGTAGTAATATTTGTGAGAAGCTTTGTTGGCATTCAATGCCAGTCTGATATCGCCTGAGCATCTACTGAGGAAAATGATTTCCTTCATTTAATGTTTGCAGTACTTGATTCTTTTGTTGGTCTTCCTCTCTAAATCCTACGGCTAATAGAGAGGTGAAATACTGTGCATGTTTCTCTTTTCCTCATCACATTTACTCACTTGCTTGGAGTAAATCCTTATCAAGGATTCGGACATGACATGGAATTTAAATATGGTGAATACtaaacttattttaatatatggaCTTGACAGTGGTATCAAAAGTAGTTCATAATTCaacttattatatattatgtattaATGTGTCCCCTTCTTTCATGTAGGCAAACTCATAGCGTGACCATTTGTGGCTCTGGTCAACGAACCAAACCAACTTGGTTTTTGAAGCATGGCGTTCAACAGCTGTCCGAGACTTacacgtttttcttcttccagcttataataaattatatttagataaTTCGTAACGTTAGACTTCATCAACTTTCTGCGTGTGTACCGGACATTACAACTTTTATTTGGATTagtatatttacatatattattcTCACGTGTGCCTTGGCTCGATCTCCAAACAGCCCAACGGTTGATTATTTATTACGAAGAGGGATATTCGTTTATATCACAGCTATTCTAATGTATAATTAACTATAACGAGgctaaattttaataatattaatatcataaagCTTCGGGTCGTTACATATATCGATTTTAGAGCATCTTCAATGGCGGACGTCGCAGTAGGACGTCGCCGACGTCCGACCagacgtccgccgtagtggCGACGAAGGGCGGACACGCCCGTCGGATGGGCTCGCCCGTCACCccacgtccgaccggacgtccgccactgtggcgacAGTTGGACGTCCCGGTCGGACGTCcggtttttaaatttttttattttatttttaaaaaaaaaactctataaatagggctcgttgaacttcatctcattcacaccacttgtgttgacaagtttctctctctaaactctATTTTCAAGTATATCTAGAATGACGAGTAGTCGTTGGGGTGGTAGTGGCGGAGgcgctagtgatagtgataaTGATAATGAATTGGATCTCGCTGTGGAAGAGACGATTGATCGATTGCTCCGGCagaggcggcagcggcggcagcAGGGGGCGGCAGCGGTACCTTGGTCGATCCATCGCCGACGTCATGTATCCCGGGACCATATTGCTGCACATATTCGGTTGTATGAGGACTACTTTGCTCCGCAGCCGCATTTTGGGTATGTCTTATTCCGGCgacgttttaggatgcatTGTCCGctgtttatgcatatcgtGGGTGCTTTAGAGAGAAGATACGAGTTTTTCAGGATCAGGGAGGATGCGGCTGGCAAACCCGGACACACGCCCTTACAGAAGTGCACTGCCGCAATCAGGCAACTGGCGTACGGAGGCCcggccgacatgttcgacgagtacctccacattggCGAGTCTTCAGCCGTCGAGTGTTTGCAGAATTTTTGCGCGGGCGTTAGAGCGATATTCGGGGATCAGTATCTTCGGCGTCCGAGCCCCGAAGACTGCCAGCGGTTGATAAATATGCACGGAGTCGGTGCACGAGTTTCCCTgggatgttgggcagcatagattgtatgcattgggagtggaggaATTGCCCCGTCGCCTGGAAGGGGATACACACTTCCGGCTTCAAAACCAAGCATCTCACGATGATCGTTGAAGCTGTAGCTgactaccggctgtggatatggcatgcttattttggagtcgccgggtcgaacaacgacctcaacgtcctccaGTCGTCGCCCCTGTTCAACGATCAGTGAAATGGCATTGGTCCCGCCATCAGTTTcgtcgccaacggcaaccagcACAATatgggatactatttggcggatgggatatacccaaactggcccgtctttgtgaagacgatcaagcATGCGATCGGTCCAAAGAAGTCCTACTTTGCGAGCTGTCAGGAGGGAACGCGCAAGGATGTTGAGCGCGCAATTGGTGTGCTCTAGAGTCGATGGGGGATGGTGAAGGGTCCGGCACGACAGTGGTATATTCCCAACAtcggcgacatcatgtacgcatgtatcattttgcacaacatgattgtcgaaagtGAAGGGGATGAACTGACTCAGTGGACCAACGAAGATGATACGGGTGCCGGTTATCTGATTTGTTCATCTCTCACCCCATTAAGCTTCACCGTGTTACTAGATCTCAATAAACCTTCATTGGCCTTCCCCACAAAAGCATTAGCCTCAGCCATATTAAGCAATCCTGGCTTGAGCTCAAAATGATTGGCATCGATCCCATCGTTGCCAATTGGTGGGTTCTCTACCTCTCTGTAAGCGTACATGTTTTGCACTGGCACTGTGGCTTGTtgttcctctttttctttcagcTGTTTCACCACATCTGCAAGTTGTAATTGGAGTTGTTGGACTACCGGATCTGGATGTGGTGCATTGTTCTCTTCGTTGTCCGCCATTGTTATTGCAACAGGAGTAGGCGGTTCTCTCTTAAGAGGCGAAAGTGATCGCCTTTGGTTGAGCCTTCTCTGAGCGTTTCTCCTTCGGTTGGATGCTTCGATCTCAGGA
The genomic region above belongs to Salvia hispanica cultivar TCC Black 2014 chromosome 3, UniMelb_Shisp_WGS_1.0, whole genome shotgun sequence and contains:
- the LOC125209786 gene encoding uncharacterized protein LOC125209786; its protein translation is MTSSRWGGSGGGASDSDNDNELDLAVEETIDRLLRQRRQRRQQGAAAVPWSIHRRRHVSRDHIAAHIRLYEDYFAPQPHFGYVLFRRRFRMHCPLFMHIVGALERRYEFFRIREDAAGKPGHTPLQKCTAAIRQLAYGGPADMFDEYLHIGESSAVECLQNFCAGVRAIFGDQYLRRPSPEDCQRLINMHGVGARVSLGCWAA